A region from the Algoriphagus machipongonensis genome encodes:
- a CDS encoding 2'-5' RNA ligase family protein, with amino-acid sequence MARYQKYFLALVPEGKLQDQVTELKLLLKEEFNIKYALKSPAHITVKMPFSYNEQKENVLIGRLKDFVQNYDTMEMVIGGVKTFGDRVVYLNVEAGKDLYHFQSELKTFCKRELKLVDELSDRNYHPHMTVAFKDLKKHPIPNIIKVLESKTISEKFVVNHLFLLIRQNGRWEICSKMEFRG; translated from the coding sequence ATGGCTAGATATCAAAAATATTTTTTGGCGCTTGTTCCGGAAGGAAAACTCCAGGATCAAGTGACTGAATTGAAGCTACTTTTAAAAGAGGAGTTTAATATAAAGTATGCGCTGAAGTCTCCCGCACATATTACTGTAAAGATGCCTTTTAGTTACAATGAACAAAAGGAAAATGTTCTTATCGGTCGATTAAAGGATTTTGTTCAAAATTACGACACCATGGAAATGGTCATAGGAGGAGTTAAGACTTTTGGAGATCGTGTCGTTTACCTAAACGTAGAAGCGGGGAAAGATTTATACCATTTTCAAAGTGAGTTAAAAACTTTTTGTAAGCGAGAGCTGAAGTTAGTCGATGAGCTTAGCGATAGAAATTATCATCCTCATATGACAGTGGCTTTTAAAGATTTAAAGAAACATCCTATACCAAATATTATTAAAGTATTGGAATCGAAAACAATTTCCGAAAAATTCGTTGTAAACCATCTTTTTCTGTTGATAAGGCAAAATGGAAGGTGGGAAATTTGTTCGAAAATGGAATTCAGGGGTTAA
- a CDS encoding universal stress protein, with translation MKYFSKAMIGLDLTEMDDILIEKTIVFLKFLGIDKCYFVHVAKDLAIPQEILDNYPDLLAPGDESLEAMIKDKLTHHQFPENMEMEVFCEEGDHPLDTFLRWAKIKDVDLIIMGRKETLDGSGSLAKGIAKKAPCSILMLQEKRAPGLPKKIMIPTDFSEHNHMIYSFGERISDELHAELLPVHMYTVPHGYSKTGKSFEEFAEIMKENAKKDFQKFVSRHNHPELECHCVLNDNQGDGKVLLDEANELGVDMILLGSRGKSKSAAILLGSVAEKLVMVNNVLPMLIFKKKGETMGFFDALFRI, from the coding sequence ATGAAATATTTTTCTAAGGCCATGATTGGCCTCGATCTGACTGAGATGGATGATATTTTAATTGAGAAAACGATCGTTTTCTTAAAATTCCTCGGGATCGATAAATGTTACTTTGTTCATGTAGCCAAAGACTTAGCCATTCCTCAAGAAATTTTAGATAATTATCCAGATCTATTAGCTCCAGGAGATGAGTCTTTAGAGGCTATGATTAAAGATAAACTCACCCATCATCAGTTTCCTGAAAACATGGAGATGGAAGTTTTTTGTGAAGAAGGAGACCATCCTTTAGACACATTCTTGAGATGGGCCAAGATCAAAGATGTGGATCTTATCATCATGGGTAGAAAAGAAACTTTAGATGGAAGTGGTTCCTTAGCAAAAGGTATTGCTAAAAAAGCTCCTTGCTCCATCTTGATGCTTCAGGAAAAAAGAGCTCCTGGACTTCCTAAGAAAATCATGATCCCAACGGATTTTTCTGAACATAACCATATGATCTATTCATTTGGAGAACGAATCTCTGATGAGCTTCACGCAGAATTACTTCCAGTACATATGTATACGGTACCCCATGGCTATTCCAAAACCGGTAAAAGCTTTGAGGAGTTTGCCGAAATCATGAAAGAAAATGCCAAGAAAGACTTTCAGAAATTTGTCAGTAGACATAACCACCCCGAACTAGAGTGCCATTGTGTGCTAAATGATAACCAGGGGGATGGTAAGGTCTTACTGGATGAAGCGAACGAACTTGGAGTAGACATGATCCTTTTAGGTTCCCGAGGAAAATCAAAGTCTGCAGCAATTTTACTTGGATCTGTGGCCGAAAAACTTGTCATGGTCAACAATGTGCTCCCCATGCTAATCTTTAAAAAGAAAGGAGAAACCATGGGCTTCTTCGACGCACTATTCAGAATTTAA
- a CDS encoding class I SAM-dependent methyltransferase gives MIDYCKFCGSSDLSQVEATERMFGIGGEFTYQDCGSCGSLQIAEIPEDLSPYYSDQYYSLQKLVYSPPLRNFLKQLRMRLFLATGSKRFEPSFGYWLKKLKPKFTDRIADVGCGNGQLLYELSVSGFKNLRGFDPFIPKDQIISNSLSLLKKGIEEADEMFDVIMLHHSFEHMPDPDVILKACYNKLNPGGKLLIRTPVTNSQVWKEEGTFWVQLDAPRHLIIPSTQGFKKASEACGFQLEDVVFDSDGFQFWGTELYKMGIPLNPELAKGKFSKETLDEFHKKALRYNQEGKGDQVCFYLTKPA, from the coding sequence TTGATTGATTACTGTAAGTTTTGTGGATCCTCGGATTTAAGCCAAGTTGAAGCTACAGAACGCATGTTTGGGATAGGTGGGGAATTCACTTATCAAGATTGTGGATCTTGTGGCTCTCTGCAGATTGCTGAAATTCCGGAAGATCTTTCGCCTTATTATTCCGACCAATATTATTCCTTACAAAAGCTTGTTTATTCTCCTCCACTGCGAAATTTTTTGAAACAACTTCGCATGCGATTGTTCCTTGCTACTGGTTCGAAAAGATTTGAACCAAGCTTCGGCTATTGGCTAAAAAAATTGAAGCCAAAATTCACTGATCGCATCGCAGATGTAGGTTGTGGAAATGGGCAATTGCTTTATGAATTGTCTGTATCTGGCTTTAAGAATCTTAGGGGATTTGATCCTTTTATCCCAAAAGACCAAATCATATCCAATTCATTGAGTCTATTAAAAAAGGGAATAGAAGAAGCAGATGAGATGTTTGATGTGATTATGTTACATCATTCATTTGAGCATATGCCAGACCCTGACGTTATTTTAAAAGCCTGCTATAATAAGTTAAACCCCGGAGGCAAGCTGTTGATTCGTACCCCAGTCACAAATAGCCAAGTTTGGAAAGAGGAGGGAACTTTCTGGGTTCAGCTAGATGCTCCTAGACACTTGATTATCCCATCCACCCAAGGCTTTAAAAAAGCTTCAGAAGCCTGTGGTTTTCAATTAGAGGATGTGGTATTTGACTCTGATGGCTTTCAATTTTGGGGCACAGAGTTATACAAAATGGGAATCCCCCTCAATCCAGAATTAGCAAAAGGAAAATTCTCTAAGGAGACGCTGGATGAATTCCATAAAAAAGCCCTCCGGTATAACCAAGAGGGCAAAGGGGATCAGGTTTGTTTTTATCTGACGAAACCTGCTTAA
- a CDS encoding class I SAM-dependent methyltransferase: protein MSFITELFAASDNPNSLGAKLRNKRQKAFEKLFFSTFPDKKPIKILDLGGTAYFWKNSFLLDLPYVEITLLNLTKEEENLPKIKSVCGDATNMPEYQDQSFDLIFSNSVIEHLYNWENQVKMAEEIKRVGKKYFIQTPNKYFPIEAHYAIPFAQFAPKSLIFKTLTKTKLSRLKKWDEADAKQYLEEIVLLSEGDMRKLFEGASIYKEKMFGLTKSLTAHNLG from the coding sequence ATGAGTTTTATTACAGAATTATTTGCTGCTTCCGATAATCCCAATTCTTTGGGAGCCAAACTTCGAAATAAAAGACAAAAGGCATTTGAGAAACTTTTTTTCTCCACTTTCCCTGATAAAAAACCTATCAAAATTCTAGACCTAGGTGGTACTGCCTACTTTTGGAAAAATAGTTTTCTTCTTGATCTACCTTATGTGGAAATCACCCTTCTTAACCTCACAAAAGAGGAAGAAAATCTCCCCAAGATTAAGAGTGTTTGCGGAGACGCTACAAATATGCCTGAATACCAAGATCAAAGCTTTGACTTGATCTTCTCTAACTCGGTCATCGAGCACCTTTATAATTGGGAAAACCAGGTCAAAATGGCCGAGGAAATTAAACGAGTTGGTAAAAAGTATTTTATTCAAACTCCCAACAAGTACTTTCCAATAGAAGCACATTATGCGATTCCATTTGCACAGTTTGCTCCCAAGTCACTTATTTTTAAAACATTGACCAAGACAAAACTTAGCAGACTCAAGAAGTGGGATGAAGCTGATGCCAAACAGTATTTAGAGGAAATTGTCCTTTTATCTGAAGGTGACATGAGGAAACTCTTTGAAGGAGCTTCTATTTACAAAGAAAAAATGTTTGGTCTCACCAAATCCTTAACAGCCCATAATCTAGGCTAA